A genomic segment from Deltaproteobacteria bacterium encodes:
- a CDS encoding pirin family protein, whose protein sequence is MITVRKSSDRGHASHGWLDTWHTFSFAQYQDPAHMGFRSLRVINDDIVAPSAGFPTHGHSDMEIVTWVLDGALQHKDSLGNGSVIRPGEAQRMTAGTGIRHSEFNASESERCRLLQIWILPERGGLEPGYEQTAFPPESRRGKLRLIASRDGREGSVTVHQDVSLYASLLDRGQKAELALAPGRHGWVQVAKGSVTLNGTRLDHGDGAALADETRLALEGVGDGTAEILVFDLG, encoded by the coding sequence ATGATCACCGTCCGCAAGAGCAGCGACCGGGGGCACGCCAGCCACGGCTGGCTCGACACCTGGCACACCTTTTCGTTCGCGCAGTACCAGGACCCGGCGCACATGGGGTTCCGCTCCCTGCGCGTCATCAACGACGACATCGTCGCGCCGTCGGCGGGTTTTCCCACCCACGGGCACAGTGACATGGAGATCGTCACCTGGGTGCTGGACGGCGCGCTCCAGCACAAGGACAGCCTCGGCAACGGGTCGGTGATCCGCCCCGGCGAGGCGCAGCGCATGACGGCGGGCACCGGAATCCGGCACAGCGAGTTCAACGCGAGCGAGTCCGAACGGTGCCGCCTGCTCCAGATCTGGATCCTGCCGGAGCGCGGGGGGCTTGAGCCCGGCTACGAGCAGACGGCCTTTCCGCCGGAATCGCGCCGGGGGAAGCTCCGGCTCATCGCCAGCCGCGACGGCCGCGAGGGGTCGGTGACGGTGCATCAGGACGTGAGCCTCTACGCCTCGCTGCTGGACAGGGGCCAGAAGGCCGAACTCGCCCTCGCCCCCGGCCGGCACGGCTGGGTGCAGGTGGCCAAGGGATCGGTGACGCTCAACGGCACCCGCCTCGACCACGGCGACGGCGCGGCCCTAGCCGACGAGACCAGACTCGCCCTCGAAGGCGTGGGCGACGGCACCGCCGAGATACTGGTGTTCGACCTGGGGTGA